A single genomic interval of Ictalurus furcatus strain D&B chromosome 20, Billie_1.0, whole genome shotgun sequence harbors:
- the si:dkeyp-68b7.12 gene encoding rho GTPase-activating protein 30, translating to MKRGRRKGGSKDKVFGCDLMEHLAATNQEIPHVLRSCSIFIEEHGIVDGIYRLSGVSSNTQKLRSEFDSEGSPDLYKEVYLQDIHCVSSLCKAYFRELPNPLLTYQLYDHFAEAVAVQLEDERLVKIKEVLKELPEPHFRTLEYLMRHLVRMAKYSNETNMHARNLAIVWAPNLLRSKDIEASGFNGTAAFMEVRVQSIVVEFILTHVAQLFPESDPEPGPTSERRKSLPSPSILTNQDDAFFKALPFQYPGNMSPGDGPPKMRPYHAIIDGTDKRKGSLKGRKWKSIFNLGGRLHDPRKKKYAPKEKEKTTLRPAKSMDSLSSGPYTQEDSRHGSPHLSPLAIPSGTAESGPAGGGSVASGYAVTYRRTGGASVSMVSGGGGAQGTYRSLDPGYGANTDKSQTPSQVTQSRAERRAGMHISGPFSVTVPLHITSGLALGVLQGKRAEEEEPRQGQNEEEQPKKDKQENAEEKETELDEGNVQIDRETGSLNDNNETKTDNISEGDGEKEVQREDRELEEARPEEREESRDKGKEDQYLSEEEASNEVQHATDRPSLSENIDGEDYMVMKGGVIQCPEGDGGQNESPNLLSQEEEYPDHELPLDFQDTFGFLDLMDMPTTNQLNEFSVEPPAFEMEEYEEDDMQSPSQSLPHMETSQLNLPVHTSRLSSKSHSLPYKYSPYQTVCSFSSDEDCYSGPSDDEDSIDLDKDEYEDMFIKSLPSDTYFRGLNFATPTLDSDSNVDSHNKNQSKYLNQTHTIPEDIQDSPPASQSSDTEMIANNAVDQCLNERDLSPLPLETEHLNVEKKKNEDRSTENDGEDKSGSEKLGNVNEPIQEENKKMESTDSKEEALTCSQKDEDQEDTEDENQEDTYFGPDPPSIIVEPSNSETVETSCTTDPVINEEPATSNDQQESTDSCVDIAESETIIEVTRPELETIQNKTETDELSVEAEIILHTNMQEQTDGNELEGVVLSEEREVGEKGEDERDARETEEKIIIKGNSMESEHTEGEKNDEGPTIEVDVDKMGKESNMDSQEEQTYLQNKMEDGDVEKQKEGSDSGEENDQQMEEDDVEEEIEAQKDCHLEAIAELKEGSVPEELSEEDEQLSEDGEEQHCEKEKDSMREEKHEDPSESDREKPVRPPRKKDGGRGAELGLGVCRTVIISKQKMYQVKAVPVVPPKPQHSKITAFRQQFQQRDTERQPKPIPPTCTEGQQTDRELPKKENENEENRHAEIGDLAENHDCQNTEQEKGTRTDKEKPEENKAGQVKKQLKDTKSCHGLEGEIEQDKEEQKQRRGTWDGGSLRKDGQKELDKEAKRTSGISMCFDEAVARATGKRYREKESIEKEKFVDLQ from the exons ATGAAGAGAGGACGAAGAAAAGGTGGGAGTAAAGATAAGGTGTTTGGCTGTGACCTGATGGAGCATTTAGCTGCGACCAATCAAGAAA TTCCTCATGTACTCCGTAGCTGCAGTATATTCATTGAAGAGCATGGCATCGTTGATGGGATCTACCGATTGTCTGGAGTGTcatcaaacacacagaaactaAG gtcAGAGTTTGACAGTGAGGGGTCTCCAGACCTGTATAAAGAGGTGTATCTGCAGGACATTCACTGTGTCAGTTCCCTCTGTAAGGCGTACTTCAGAGAGTTGCCGAACCCACTGCTCACATACCAACTGTATGATCACTTTGCT GAAGCCGTGGCTGTTCAGTTAGAGGATGAGAGACTGGTGAAGATCAAGGAAGTGTTGAAAGAGCTTCCAGAGCCCCATTTCCG GACTCTGGAATATTTGATGAGACACTTAGTCCGGATGGCTAAATATTCTAATGAGACCAACATGCATGCCAGAAATCTTGCCATTGTGTGGGCTCCCAATctcctcag ATCGAAGGACATTGAGGCATCTGGTTTTAACGGCACTGCAGCTTTCATGGAGGTGCGAGTCCAGTCCATAGTGGTGGAATTTATTCTGACTCATGTGGCTCAGTTGTTTCCTGAATCAGATCCTGAACCAG GACCAACTTCAGAGCGCAGGAAGTCTCTCCCTTCACCATCCATACTGACCAACCAGGACGACGCCTTCTTTAAGGCCTTGCCTTTTCAATACCCAGGCAACATGAGTCCTGGAGACGGTCCCCCAAAGATGAGACCTTACCATGCCATCATTGATGGCACAGACAA GAGGAAGGGATCACTAAAGGGCAGAAAATGGAAGTCTATCTTCAATTTAGGCGGGAGACTCCATGATCCTCGCAAAAAGAAGTATGCACCCAAAG agaaagagaagaccACTCTTAGGCCTGCTAAAAGTATGGACTCTTTGAGCTCAGGACCTTACACACAGGAAG atTCCAGGCACGGTTCTCCACACCTATCTCCTTTAGCCATACCCTCTGGAACAGCAGAAAGCGGGCCCGCGGGGGGTGGGAGTGTGGCTAGTGGATATGCAGTGACATACAGGCGCACGGGTGGGGCTAGTGTGAGCATGGTGAGTGGAGGGGGTGGGGCTCAGGGCACTTACAGGAGCCTGGATCCAGGGTATGGGGCCAACACAGACAAATCACAGACTCCATCTCAAGTGACTCAAAGCAGGGCAGAGCGCCGTGCAGGAATGCACATTTCTGGGCCTTTTTCAGTGACCGTTCCTCTTCATATAACCTCGGGGCTGGCGCTGGGCGTATTACAGGGAAAAAGAGCTGAGGAGGAAGAGCCAAGGCAGGGGCAGAATGAGGAGGAACAGCCgaagaaagacaaacaggagAATGCTGAAGAGAAGGAAACAGAATTGGATGAAGGGAACGTTCAAAtagacagggagacaggaagccTGAATGACAACAATGAGACGAAGACAGATAACATAAGTGAAGGAGATGGGGAGAAAGAAGTTCAAAGAGAAGACAGAGAGCTAGAGGAGGCCAGGcctgaggagagagaagagtcTAGAGATAAAGGCAAAGAGGATCAATATTTGAGTGAGGAAGAAGCATCAAATGAGGTACAACATGCCACAGATAGACCTTCGCTCAGTGAAAACATAGATGGAGAAGACTACATGG TCATGAAAGGAGGAGTGATACAGTGTCCTGAAGGAGATGGGGGTCAAAATGAGAGTCCCAATCTCCTGTCTCAGGAAGAAGAGTACCCTGACCACGAGCTCCCTCTGGATTTCCAGGACACTTTTGGATTCTTGGATCTGATGGATATGCCCACCACAAATCAG CTAAATGAGTTCTCAGTGGAGCCCCCTGCCTTTGAAATGGAAGAGTATGAAGAGGATGATATGCAGAGTCCGTCACAGAGCCTTCCTCATATGGAAACCTCCCAGCTGAACTTGCCCGTTCACACAAGCAGGCTGTCAAGCAAATCACACAGCCTTCCGTATAAATACTCTCCTTACCAGACAGTTTGCTCCTTTTCTTCTGATGAAGACTGTTACTCAGGACCTAGCGATGATGAAGATAGTATTGATTTGGACAAGGATGAATATGAGGACATGTTCATTAAAAGTCTACCTTCTGATACCTATTTTCGGGGGTTGAACTTTGCAACCCCAACATTAGACTCTGACAGCAATGTAGATTCTCACAACAAGAACCAGTCAAAGTACTTAAATCAGACTCACACCATACCCGAGGACATTCAGGATTCACCCCCTGCCAGTCAATCATCTGATACGGAAATGATAGCCAATAATGCTGTTGATCAGTGCTTAAATGAAAGGGATCTCAGCCCGCTTCCTTTAGAGACAGAGCACTTAAAtgtggagaagaagaagaatgaagacaGAAGCACAGAGAATGATGGAGAAGATAAAAGTGGCTCAGAAAAGCTTGGGAATGTAAATGAACCAATTcaagaggaaaataaaaagatggAAAGTACTGACAGCAAAGAGGAAGCACTCACCTGCAG TCAAAAAGATGAAGACCAAGAGGACACAGAAGATGAAAACCAAGAGGACACTTATTTTGGTCCAGACCCACCTTCTATCATAGTGGAACCAAGCAACAGTGAAACTGTTGAGACATCCTGCACAACTGATCCTGTGATCAATGAGGAACCTGCAACCTCTAATGATCAACAGGAGAGTACCGATAGTTGTGTTGACATTGCTGAAAGTGAGACTATAATAGAAGTGACAAGACCTGAATTAGAGacaattcaaaataaaactgaGACTGATGAACTCTCAGTGGAAGCAGAAATAATTCTGCATACCAACATGCAAGAACAGACAGATGGGAATGAGCTGGAAGGTGTGGTGTTGAGTGAGGAAAGGGAAGTTGGTGAAAAGGGAGAGGACGAGAGAGACGCAAGGGAGACAGAAGAAAAGATTATTATAAAGGGAAATAGTATGGAAAGTGAGCACACTGAGGGAGAGAAGAATGATGAGGGTCCTACAATTGAGGTAGATGTGGATAAGATGGGAAAAGAGAGCAATATGGATTCACAAGAGGAGCAGACATATTTACAGAATAAGATGGAAGATGGAGATGTTGAAAAGCAGAAGGAAGGCAGTGACAGTGGAGAAGAGAATGATCAACAAATGGAGGAGGATGACGTAGAGGAGGAAATTGAGGCTCAGAAAGACTGTCATTTAGAAGCCATTGCAGAACTAAAAGAGGGAAGTGTTCCTGAAGAGCTGAGTGAAGAAGATGAACAGCTTTCGGAGGATGGCGAGGAACAGCATTGTGAAAAGGAGAAGGACAGCATGAGAGAGGAGAAACATGAAGATCCTTCTGAATCAGATAGGGAGAAACCAGTGAGACCAccgagaaagaaagatggaggaagaggTGCAGAGCTTGGCCTAGGCGTGTGCAGGACAGTGATTATATCCAAACAAAAAATGTACCAAGTGAAAGCTGTTCCTGTTGTACCGCCTAAACCACAGCATTCCAAAATCACAGCTTTCAGACAACAGTTTCaacagagagacactgagagacaaCCGAAACCCATACCGCCTACATGTACAGAAGgacaacaaacagacagagagcttccaaagaaagaaaatgaaaatgaagaaaacagaCATGCAGAAATAGGGGACTTAGCAGAAAACCATGACTGCCAAAACACAGAGCAGGAAAAAGGAACAAGGACAGACAAGGAGAAGCCAGAGGAAAACAAGGCAGGTCAAGTTAAAAAACAGCTGAAGGACACAAAGTCATGCCATGGTTTGGAAGGGGAAATAGAACAGGACAAAGAAGAACAGAAGCAAAGGAGAGGGACCTGGGATGGAGGGAGTTTGAGAAAGGATGGGCAGAAGGAGTTAGACAAGGAAGCAAAAAGAACCAGTGGCATTAGTATGTGCTTTGATGAAGCTGTCGCAAGGGCAACAGGtaaaagatacagagagaaggaatctatagaaaaagaaaaattcgTTGATTTACAGTAG
- the LOC128624458 gene encoding zinc finger protein 12-like isoform X1 codes for MAQYTFQEQLLSVMEILAKAATEEINRRVADSCAVIRIELSRSQRDIDSLKRKCQVMENELKKVRGRGRRKVFICSSSEKIPFQSACARDSGVNACSAEQPVPPTQEDPEGSTQQIRQTIQILEDRSAATAIKEEGNENDPWSSGEAAGQFPYGCHGNKPHNTAQEISEEQNRFSEEMARQRTHLTHIGSPVTSNEEHPSSLRLQVKSEKEEAEEKEVAEVIVVEGSEQRRDDTNHPEFAYNNKSNEAERTDKSFTSTQLSCDLSLFSQPVEVAMEQSGNDAKTIQNDQIEMYGVGQVSVHEQTQPTWCRDRAHEAEHMVQRQRHDGLSAHQQHRTLSRPSEAEVGAGMASQTGSNIPHQAFLGRGRGGLRRFRTQWVTSVDGERRFRCSFCERTFVRFGQLKEHMRSHTGERPYTCSQCGRSFTKQGNLIRHAVVHSGEKPYQCSLCGKCFTQRSSLKSHQKTHMPDRDTVLQGLAVRQLVREQHDSLAVTQTRGFV; via the exons ATGGCTCAGTACACTTTCCAAGAGCAGTTGTTGTCCGTCATGGAGATTCTGGCCAAAGCAGCCACGGAGGAAATTAACCGGCGTGTGGCCGACAGCTGTGCGGTTATCCGCATCGAGCTCTCCCGCAGTCAGAGGGACATCGACAGCCTGAAAAGGAAATGCCAGGTGATGGAGAATGAATTGAAGAAGGTACGCGGAAGAGGGAGGAGGAAAG TGTTCATCTGCAGCTCCTCTGAGAAGATACCTTTTCAGAGTGCTTGTGCCCGAGACTCTGGTGTAAATGCATGCAGTGCTGAACAGCCTGTTCCACCAACACAGGAGGATCCTGAAGGGTCTACGCAGCAGATCCGTCAG ACTATCCAGATACTGGAGGACAGATCTGCGGCAACAGCCATTAAAGAGGAGggaaatgaaaatgatccaTGGAGTAGCGGAGAGG CTGCAGGGCAGTTTCCTTATGGGTGTCATGGCAATAAGCCACACAACACAGCTCAGGAGATAAGTGAAGAACAAAACCGATTTAGTGAAGAGATGGCGAGACAGAGGACGCACCTCACGCACATCGGTTCTCCGGTTACAAGCAACGAGGAGCATCCAAGCAGTCTAAGACTTCAGGTAAAAAGTGAAAAGGAGGAAGCGGAAGAGAAGGAAGTAGCAGAAGTCATCGTGGTGGAAGGCTCTGAGCAAAGGAGAGACGATACTAATCACCCGGAGTTTGCTTATAACAACAAGAGTAATGAGGCAGAAAGAACAGACAAGTCCTTCACATCCACTCAACTCTCATGTGACCTTTCACTCTTCTCTCAGCCTGTGGAAGTGGCCATGGAACAATCCGGAAACGATGCCAAAACTATACAGAATGACCAGATAGAGATGTATGGTGTCGGACAGGTCAGTGTCCATGAGCAAACACAGCCAACCTGGTGCAGGGACAGAGCACACGAGGCAGAACATATGGTACAAAGACAGAGGCATGATGGCTTAAGCGCACACCAGCAGCACAGGACTTTATCCAGACCCAGTGAGGCCGAAGTCGGAGCCGGCATGGCTTCCCAGACCGGATCTAACATACCCCACCAGGCGTTTTTGGGACGTGGCCGTGGTGGACTCAGACGTTTCCGCACTCAGTGGGTAACAAGCGTGGACGGAGAGCGCCGCTTCAGATGCTCATTCTGTGAGCGGACTTTTGTGCGTTTTGGCCAGCTCAAGGAGCACATGCGCAGCCACACTGGCGAGAGGCCGTATACGTGCAGCCAGTGCGGCCGCAGCTTCACCAAACAAGGCAATCTGATCCGGCACGCCGTAGTGCACAGCGGAGAGAAGCCATACCAGTGCAGCCTGTGTGGGAAATGCTTCACTCAGCGCTCCAGCTTAAAGTCCCATCAGAAAACACACATGCCAGACAGAGACACTGTTCTGCAAGGATTAGCTGTGCGTCAGCTAGTCAGAGAGCAGCACGACAGCCTGGCTGTCACACAAACCAGGGGTTTTGTATAG
- the LOC128624458 gene encoding zinc finger protein 12-like isoform X2, with amino-acid sequence MAQYTFQEQLLSVMEILAKAATEEINRRVADSCAVIRIELSRSQRDIDSLKRKCQVMENELKKVRGRGRRKVFICSSSEKIPFQSACARDSGVNACSAEQPVPPTQEDPEGSTQQIRQTIQILEDRSAATAIKEEGNENDPWSSGEGQFPYGCHGNKPHNTAQEISEEQNRFSEEMARQRTHLTHIGSPVTSNEEHPSSLRLQVKSEKEEAEEKEVAEVIVVEGSEQRRDDTNHPEFAYNNKSNEAERTDKSFTSTQLSCDLSLFSQPVEVAMEQSGNDAKTIQNDQIEMYGVGQVSVHEQTQPTWCRDRAHEAEHMVQRQRHDGLSAHQQHRTLSRPSEAEVGAGMASQTGSNIPHQAFLGRGRGGLRRFRTQWVTSVDGERRFRCSFCERTFVRFGQLKEHMRSHTGERPYTCSQCGRSFTKQGNLIRHAVVHSGEKPYQCSLCGKCFTQRSSLKSHQKTHMPDRDTVLQGLAVRQLVREQHDSLAVTQTRGFV; translated from the exons ATGGCTCAGTACACTTTCCAAGAGCAGTTGTTGTCCGTCATGGAGATTCTGGCCAAAGCAGCCACGGAGGAAATTAACCGGCGTGTGGCCGACAGCTGTGCGGTTATCCGCATCGAGCTCTCCCGCAGTCAGAGGGACATCGACAGCCTGAAAAGGAAATGCCAGGTGATGGAGAATGAATTGAAGAAGGTACGCGGAAGAGGGAGGAGGAAAG TGTTCATCTGCAGCTCCTCTGAGAAGATACCTTTTCAGAGTGCTTGTGCCCGAGACTCTGGTGTAAATGCATGCAGTGCTGAACAGCCTGTTCCACCAACACAGGAGGATCCTGAAGGGTCTACGCAGCAGATCCGTCAG ACTATCCAGATACTGGAGGACAGATCTGCGGCAACAGCCATTAAAGAGGAGggaaatgaaaatgatccaTGGAGTAGCGGAGAGG GGCAGTTTCCTTATGGGTGTCATGGCAATAAGCCACACAACACAGCTCAGGAGATAAGTGAAGAACAAAACCGATTTAGTGAAGAGATGGCGAGACAGAGGACGCACCTCACGCACATCGGTTCTCCGGTTACAAGCAACGAGGAGCATCCAAGCAGTCTAAGACTTCAGGTAAAAAGTGAAAAGGAGGAAGCGGAAGAGAAGGAAGTAGCAGAAGTCATCGTGGTGGAAGGCTCTGAGCAAAGGAGAGACGATACTAATCACCCGGAGTTTGCTTATAACAACAAGAGTAATGAGGCAGAAAGAACAGACAAGTCCTTCACATCCACTCAACTCTCATGTGACCTTTCACTCTTCTCTCAGCCTGTGGAAGTGGCCATGGAACAATCCGGAAACGATGCCAAAACTATACAGAATGACCAGATAGAGATGTATGGTGTCGGACAGGTCAGTGTCCATGAGCAAACACAGCCAACCTGGTGCAGGGACAGAGCACACGAGGCAGAACATATGGTACAAAGACAGAGGCATGATGGCTTAAGCGCACACCAGCAGCACAGGACTTTATCCAGACCCAGTGAGGCCGAAGTCGGAGCCGGCATGGCTTCCCAGACCGGATCTAACATACCCCACCAGGCGTTTTTGGGACGTGGCCGTGGTGGACTCAGACGTTTCCGCACTCAGTGGGTAACAAGCGTGGACGGAGAGCGCCGCTTCAGATGCTCATTCTGTGAGCGGACTTTTGTGCGTTTTGGCCAGCTCAAGGAGCACATGCGCAGCCACACTGGCGAGAGGCCGTATACGTGCAGCCAGTGCGGCCGCAGCTTCACCAAACAAGGCAATCTGATCCGGCACGCCGTAGTGCACAGCGGAGAGAAGCCATACCAGTGCAGCCTGTGTGGGAAATGCTTCACTCAGCGCTCCAGCTTAAAGTCCCATCAGAAAACACACATGCCAGACAGAGACACTGTTCTGCAAGGATTAGCTGTGCGTCAGCTAGTCAGAGAGCAGCACGACAGCCTGGCTGTCACACAAACCAGGGGTTTTGTATAG